A window from Vulcanimicrobium alpinum encodes these proteins:
- the mqnB gene encoding futalosine hydrolase, with amino-acid sequence MNVLVVCAVAQELAALPARAGVDVVAVGVGPVEAAAGTARALAGKRYRAVVNAGIGGGFRDRCAVGDAVIVDVEHYVELGLEDGSAFALPGGLALARTADADAVLLAAARARLARARVLTGVTSATVTSSDARAAALGARYGAGVESMEGFAVLRAAIDAGVPAIELRGVSNVVGDRATNQWNFRAGAAAAAATTATLLDVLQTDT; translated from the coding sequence GTGAACGTGCTCGTCGTCTGCGCCGTCGCGCAGGAGCTCGCCGCGCTCCCCGCGCGCGCCGGCGTCGACGTGGTCGCGGTCGGCGTCGGCCCGGTGGAGGCCGCGGCCGGGACGGCGCGAGCGCTCGCCGGCAAGCGGTATCGTGCCGTCGTCAACGCCGGGATCGGCGGCGGCTTTCGCGACCGCTGCGCCGTCGGCGACGCGGTGATCGTCGACGTCGAGCACTACGTCGAACTCGGTCTCGAAGACGGCAGCGCGTTCGCGCTTCCGGGCGGACTCGCGCTCGCGCGCACCGCGGACGCGGATGCCGTCCTGCTCGCCGCCGCGCGTGCGCGCCTGGCGCGTGCGCGCGTTCTCACGGGCGTGACGTCGGCGACGGTCACGTCGAGCGACGCGCGCGCGGCGGCCCTCGGCGCGCGCTACGGCGCGGGCGTCGAGTCGATGGAAGGGTTCGCGGTGCTGCGCGCTGCGATCGACGCCGGCGTCCCGGCGATCGAACTGCGCGGCGTCTCGAACGTCGTCGGCGACCGGGCGACGAATCAATGGAACTTTCGCGCGGGCGCGGCCGCCGCGGCCGCAACGACCGCGACCCTGCTCGACGTTCTGCAGACGGACACATGA
- a CDS encoding 7-carboxy-7-deazaguanine synthase QueE: protein MLQLAEIFYSVQGEGTWTGTPAVFVRLAGCNLSCRFCDTDYALKFFASVEDVVARVRAEGGDCEMVILTGGEPLAQSETPALIAALIADGRHVHIESNGTLATELPEGVWLTVSPKERLAPAMARRANEAKLIVDGRVPEEWVTEFPPQTRIFLQPEGNKPANVALAVDAAKRRPERFRLSLQTHKFIGVR from the coding sequence ATGCTGCAGCTCGCTGAGATCTTCTACAGCGTCCAAGGCGAGGGGACGTGGACCGGAACACCCGCGGTCTTCGTCCGCCTCGCCGGCTGCAATCTCTCCTGCCGTTTCTGCGACACCGACTACGCGCTGAAGTTCTTCGCCTCGGTCGAGGACGTCGTCGCGCGGGTGCGCGCGGAGGGCGGCGACTGCGAGATGGTGATCCTCACGGGCGGCGAGCCGCTCGCGCAGTCCGAAACGCCCGCGCTGATCGCCGCACTGATCGCCGACGGGCGGCACGTGCACATCGAATCGAACGGGACGCTGGCGACGGAACTTCCCGAAGGCGTCTGGCTGACCGTCTCGCCGAAAGAACGGCTCGCGCCCGCGATGGCGCGCCGCGCGAACGAAGCGAAGCTCATCGTCGACGGCCGCGTCCCCGAGGAATGGGTGACCGAGTTCCCGCCGCAGACGCGCATCTTCTTGCAGCCCGAAGGCAACAAGCCCGCCAACGTCGCGCTCGCCGTCGACGCAGCGAAGCGGCGGCCGGAGCGTTTCCGGCTCTCGCTGCAGACGCACAAGTTCATCGGCGTCCGGTGA
- the queD gene encoding 6-carboxytetrahydropterin synthase QueD, producing MQIRKAFTFEAAHVLPHHPGKCARLHGHSYRLEVAVSGPLHSDGPAAGMIEDFELISRVVKTSVVNALDHRSLNELIDNPTAEHIALWIWRHLAPDLPGLKQITLWETRSACVVLRSGDPLIGGG from the coding sequence GTGCAGATCCGCAAAGCGTTCACGTTCGAGGCGGCGCACGTGCTCCCCCATCACCCGGGCAAGTGCGCGCGCCTGCACGGTCACTCGTACCGTCTGGAGGTCGCGGTGAGCGGACCGCTCCACTCCGACGGGCCGGCCGCCGGGATGATCGAGGATTTCGAGCTGATCTCTCGCGTCGTCAAGACATCGGTTGTCAACGCGCTCGATCACCGGTCGCTCAACGAACTCATCGACAACCCGACCGCGGAGCACATCGCGCTGTGGATCTGGCGGCACCTCGCACCCGATCTCCCCGGCCTCAAGCAGATCACGCTGTGGGAGACGCGGAGCGCCTGCGTCGTCCTCCGTTCAGGCGACCCCCTCATCGGCGGCGGGTGA
- a CDS encoding DUF4438 domain-containing protein codes for MRTNRSRLVTQMLTGQVAPPSLGSSLYEVGADGVPRILPQVGGIALNVRVGDSAFGFVADHIEPAVSAHHPEERVNRAFCTFACVGNAATVTSGEAKGARGVVTGKHGGVEHVMIDFPLDVLERMEFGDRIRIRAVGVGLAFDDAGDVKIFNCDPDLLEKLVDHDDDALTVAVTTVVPARVMGSGLGRQTVARGDYDIQCFDPDVVAQHGLDKIRLGDIVAIVDADNTFGRTFRNGAVTIGVVSHGASFLAGHGPGVTTLMTSASGSIMTRIDAAANLATILALP; via the coding sequence GTGCGCACGAACCGTTCCCGCCTCGTCACGCAAATGCTCACCGGTCAGGTCGCCCCGCCGTCGCTGGGCTCCTCGCTCTACGAAGTCGGCGCCGACGGCGTGCCGCGCATCCTCCCCCAAGTCGGCGGGATCGCCCTCAACGTGCGGGTCGGCGACTCGGCGTTTGGCTTCGTCGCCGACCACATCGAACCGGCGGTCAGCGCGCATCATCCCGAGGAACGGGTGAACCGCGCGTTCTGCACCTTCGCCTGCGTCGGGAACGCCGCGACGGTGACGAGCGGCGAGGCGAAAGGCGCGCGCGGCGTGGTCACCGGCAAACACGGTGGCGTCGAGCACGTGATGATCGACTTCCCGCTCGACGTGCTCGAGCGGATGGAGTTCGGCGACCGCATCCGCATCCGCGCCGTCGGCGTCGGGCTCGCCTTCGACGACGCCGGCGACGTGAAGATCTTCAACTGCGATCCCGATCTGCTGGAGAAACTCGTCGACCACGACGACGACGCCCTCACCGTCGCGGTCACGACCGTCGTACCGGCGCGCGTGATGGGATCGGGTCTCGGGCGGCAGACCGTCGCGCGCGGCGACTACGACATCCAATGCTTCGATCCCGACGTCGTGGCGCAGCACGGGCTCGACAAGATCCGGCTCGGCGACATCGTGGCGATCGTCGATGCCGACAACACGTTCGGCCGCACGTTCCGCAACGGCGCGGTGACGATCGGCGTCGTCTCGCACGGCGCGTCGTTCCTCGCCGGCCACGGGCCGGGCGTCACGACGCTGATGACGTCGGCGTCCGGCAGCATCATGACGCGCATCGACGCCGCCGCGAACCTCGCGACGATCCTCGCGCTGCCCTGA
- a CDS encoding aspartyl protease family protein: protein MRALYDRAHPHEHSRAATVEEDWRLFQDGTVGAFKLNRLGHDVREITTLGPLTYERGVVRGVHWEKNRNGIVFTYPGVHDARDQVSDRAFLDAGDDRDVRLLGDSLGTNSYVVEVNPPGGRRVWLYIDKRTGFLTRKEWIARRRRYTTSYDDYRLVEGVPEPSRVRTVDSLGNEREQILVTRMLDATPDPRDVEIPASRRVLEFPEKQTAVRLPVRMVNGLAIVRVIVGRGAYDFLLDSGAAGIVLDPAVLEQQGLERLGARIGSTLGSFPESTTIVPQMTIGGLRMRNVVSRVVTIPFRPDERTRVMGLLGFDFFADAVVHVNLDREIVEAIVPERFRAPADASTIPVALDDKTPAVRMRVGTGSGRVVIDTGANRSIFETAFAERADFAPDRSGAPTHLRGMGGYTSAEAARIPSFDLGGLVTRDAIADVANADLGTDDIDGIVGTDLLRGDELWFDYRTNLLHLRRTPPKRTSVR, encoded by the coding sequence GTGCGCGCCCTGTACGACCGCGCGCATCCGCACGAGCATTCCCGGGCGGCGACGGTCGAGGAAGACTGGCGGCTCTTTCAAGACGGGACCGTCGGCGCGTTCAAGCTGAATCGGCTCGGCCACGACGTCCGCGAGATCACGACGCTCGGGCCGCTCACCTACGAGCGCGGCGTCGTGCGCGGCGTGCACTGGGAGAAGAACCGCAACGGGATCGTCTTTACCTACCCCGGCGTCCACGACGCGCGCGACCAGGTCAGCGATCGCGCCTTTCTCGACGCCGGCGACGACCGCGACGTGCGCCTACTGGGCGACTCGCTCGGCACGAACTCCTACGTGGTCGAGGTCAATCCGCCCGGCGGCCGCCGCGTGTGGCTCTACATCGACAAGCGCACCGGCTTTCTCACGCGCAAGGAGTGGATCGCGCGCCGCCGGCGCTATACGACGAGTTACGACGATTACCGCCTCGTCGAAGGCGTCCCCGAACCCTCGCGCGTCCGCACCGTCGACTCGCTCGGCAACGAGCGCGAACAGATCCTCGTCACGCGCATGCTCGACGCGACGCCCGACCCGCGCGACGTCGAGATCCCCGCCTCGCGCCGCGTTCTGGAGTTCCCGGAGAAGCAGACGGCGGTCCGGCTCCCGGTGCGGATGGTGAACGGTCTGGCGATCGTGCGCGTCATCGTCGGCCGCGGCGCGTACGATTTCTTGCTCGACTCGGGCGCCGCGGGGATCGTCCTCGATCCGGCCGTCCTCGAGCAGCAGGGTCTCGAACGGCTCGGTGCGCGAATCGGCTCGACACTGGGGTCGTTTCCCGAATCGACGACGATCGTGCCGCAGATGACGATCGGCGGCTTACGGATGCGCAACGTCGTGAGCCGCGTCGTGACCATCCCGTTCCGACCCGACGAGCGTACGCGCGTGATGGGCCTGCTCGGTTTCGACTTCTTCGCCGACGCCGTCGTGCACGTCAACCTCGATCGCGAGATCGTCGAGGCGATCGTTCCGGAGCGTTTCCGCGCGCCCGCCGACGCGAGCACGATCCCGGTCGCCCTCGACGACAAGACCCCGGCCGTGCGGATGCGCGTCGGCACGGGGAGCGGCCGCGTCGTGATCGACACCGGCGCCAACCGCAGCATCTTCGAAACTGCGTTCGCCGAACGGGCCGACTTTGCGCCCGACCGCAGCGGCGCGCCGACGCACCTGCGGGGGATGGGCGGCTACACTAGCGCCGAAGCGGCGCGCATCCCCTCCTTCGACCTCGGCGGCCTGGTCACGCGCGACGCGATCGCCGACGTCGCGAACGCCGATCTCGGAACCGACGACATCGACGGCATCGTCGGCACCGATCTGCTGCGCGGCGACGAACTCTGGTTCGACTACCGCACCAACCTGCTGCACCTGCGCCGCACCCCGCCCAAGCGCACCTCCGTGCGCTGA
- a CDS encoding dihydrolipoamide acetyltransferase family protein, with translation MATTITMPQLGETVTEGTVAQWLKKPGDSVEKYEAFVEVSTDKVNAEVPAPVTGIIRELIAKEGETVPTGAPIAIIDEVVAPRQAQDDVSTPAASGSPSEQVAAPYATPTHSAEANRQGATDPVPGGNMGVPSASFNAPPSAASNGASALRQAQGDVRQAPGDAGVRTSPAVRRLAREHRVDLAHVRGTGDHGRITANDILAAAQAGPSAGVAATISADNPEFTAAAAPATAAPPRPASAKPTYGTAQPGELIPLTQARRIIAQRMVESKHTAPHAWTMVEVDVTNVWRWRAREKDAFERAYGVKLTLLPFFIRAVVESLAAFPLMNSSFTDEGIAVHRDVNVGIAIAAESNLVVPVIRHADQLSIKGIALAAGELIDKARRNKLGADDLAGGTFTVNNTGANGAILSAPILVPGQTGIVTTEAVVKRPVVRVDDSIAVRSMMNVCMSLDHRVVDGAVASGFLSDLKERLEAMGPTGSL, from the coding sequence ATGGCGACGACGATCACGATGCCGCAGCTCGGCGAGACGGTCACGGAAGGGACCGTCGCGCAGTGGCTCAAGAAACCCGGCGACTCCGTTGAAAAATACGAAGCGTTCGTCGAGGTGTCGACCGACAAGGTCAACGCGGAAGTCCCCGCGCCGGTCACCGGCATCATCCGCGAACTGATCGCGAAGGAAGGCGAGACGGTTCCCACCGGCGCGCCGATCGCCATCATCGACGAAGTCGTCGCTCCTCGACAAGCTCAAGACGACGTGTCGACGCCGGCGGCGAGCGGTTCGCCCTCGGAACAGGTTGCCGCGCCGTACGCGACGCCGACGCACTCCGCCGAGGCGAACCGTCAGGGCGCGACCGATCCGGTGCCGGGCGGCAACATGGGCGTACCCTCGGCGTCGTTCAACGCTCCGCCGTCGGCTGCGAGCAACGGAGCCTCGGCCCTTCGACAAGCTCAGGGTGACGTTCGACAAGCGCCGGGTGACGCCGGCGTGCGCACCTCGCCCGCCGTGCGCCGCTTGGCGCGCGAACACCGCGTCGATTTGGCGCACGTCCGCGGGACGGGCGATCACGGCCGCATCACCGCCAACGACATCCTCGCCGCCGCGCAGGCCGGCCCGAGCGCCGGCGTCGCGGCGACGATCAGCGCCGACAATCCGGAGTTCACCGCGGCCGCCGCGCCGGCGACGGCCGCGCCTCCCAGGCCCGCGTCCGCGAAACCGACGTACGGCACCGCGCAGCCCGGCGAGCTGATCCCACTCACGCAGGCGCGGCGCATCATCGCGCAGCGAATGGTCGAATCGAAGCACACCGCGCCGCATGCGTGGACGATGGTCGAAGTCGACGTCACCAACGTGTGGAGGTGGCGCGCGCGCGAGAAGGACGCGTTCGAGCGCGCGTACGGCGTGAAGCTCACGCTCCTACCCTTCTTCATCCGCGCCGTCGTCGAGTCGCTCGCGGCGTTCCCGCTGATGAACTCGTCGTTCACCGACGAAGGGATCGCTGTGCACCGCGACGTCAACGTCGGGATCGCGATCGCAGCGGAATCCAACCTCGTCGTACCGGTGATCCGCCATGCCGATCAATTGTCGATCAAGGGAATCGCGCTCGCGGCGGGCGAGCTGATCGACAAGGCCCGCCGCAACAAGCTCGGCGCCGACGATCTCGCCGGCGGCACGTTCACGGTGAACAACACCGGCGCGAACGGTGCGATCCTCTCGGCGCCGATCCTCGTCCCGGGTCAGACGGGGATCGTCACCACGGAAGCCGTGGTGAAGCGTCCCGTCGTGCGCGTCGACGATTCGATCGCGGTCCGCTCGATGATGAACGTCTGCATGTCGCTCGACCACCGTGTCGTCGACGGCGCGGTCGCGAGCGGTTTTCTCTCTGATCTGAAGGAGCGGCTCGAAGCGATGGGTCCGACGGGATCGCTCTAG
- a CDS encoding alpha-ketoacid dehydrogenase subunit beta, producing the protein MTATEQQTGTSVMTNVEAVRTTLHDALARDERVLIMGEDVGSRGNVFLITKGFFEEFGPERIIDTPLAEASIVGVAIGMAMEGLRPIAEIQFADFIYPAFNQIVGEAAKTRYRSNGDYTCPLVIRTPYGGGVRGALSHSVSIEALFYHVPGLTILAPSTPADIKGLLNAAIECPDPVLFLEHKKTYRSVKGEVPCGYYTIPIGKADVKKTGRDVSVVSYGYNLHQALDAANRLEGEGVSVEVIDLRSIRPMDKTTILESVRKTRKLLIIHEDNKFGGIGAEISAMVAEEALFDLDAPIRRLCGPDVPAMGYALPLEEEFMISTDAMVEAMRSLAKF; encoded by the coding sequence ATGACCGCCACCGAACAGCAGACCGGCACGTCGGTCATGACCAACGTCGAAGCCGTGCGCACGACCCTGCACGACGCGCTCGCGCGCGACGAGCGCGTGCTCATCATGGGCGAGGACGTCGGATCGCGCGGCAACGTCTTCCTCATCACCAAAGGGTTTTTCGAGGAGTTCGGACCCGAGCGCATCATCGACACGCCGCTCGCCGAAGCCTCGATCGTCGGCGTCGCGATCGGGATGGCGATGGAAGGGCTGCGGCCGATCGCCGAGATCCAGTTCGCCGACTTCATCTATCCGGCGTTCAACCAGATCGTCGGCGAAGCGGCGAAGACGCGCTACCGCTCCAACGGCGACTACACGTGCCCGCTGGTGATCCGCACCCCATACGGCGGCGGCGTCCGCGGCGCGCTTTCGCACTCGGTCTCGATCGAGGCGCTTTTCTATCACGTGCCGGGACTGACGATTCTGGCGCCGTCGACGCCGGCCGACATCAAGGGTCTGCTGAACGCGGCGATCGAGTGCCCCGATCCGGTGCTCTTCCTCGAACACAAGAAGACGTACCGCAGCGTCAAGGGCGAGGTCCCGTGCGGCTACTACACGATCCCGATCGGCAAGGCCGACGTGAAGAAAACCGGGCGCGACGTCTCGGTGGTGTCGTACGGCTACAACCTGCATCAGGCGCTCGACGCGGCGAACCGGCTCGAAGGGGAAGGCGTCTCGGTCGAAGTGATCGATCTGCGTTCGATCCGGCCGATGGACAAGACGACGATCCTCGAGAGCGTGCGCAAAACGCGCAAGCTGCTCATCATCCACGAAGACAACAAGTTCGGCGGGATCGGCGCGGAGATCAGCGCGATGGTCGCCGAAGAAGCGCTGTTCGACCTCGATGCACCGATCCGCCGCCTGTGCGGCCCCGACGTCCCCGCGATGGGCTACGCCCTGCCGCTCGAAGAAGAGTTCATGATCTCCACCGATGCGATGGTCGAGGCGATGCGCTCGCTGGCGAAGTTCTAG
- a CDS encoding thiamine pyrophosphate-dependent dehydrogenase E1 component subunit alpha, with product MAKTTTARGPELERAGLSDEQLTAILRNMLLQRQLDNRGFQLNRQGKIPFALGSEGHEAVQSGAAMAFRRGRDVLVPYYRDLGLALGVGMSPFEILSSLFARQTDRNGGRQFPNHYTNHELGVASISSIIAGHCTHATGIAAAFRYRKESGRAVLCPTGEGATSQGEWHEAVNYASVHTLPIVFLVENNQWAISTPQTMQMRVANVADKAAGYGIPGTVCDGTDPVATYRAVHAAMERARSGGGPSIVEAKCYRFLSHSTDDDDRTYRDRHQVEEQRKHDPVPRFEERLIAAGIIDAAAAKKLRNDVLRETNEATDAAEAQPYPAPDTLYTNVVAGDYRPWQE from the coding sequence ATGGCGAAAACCACGACCGCGCGCGGTCCGGAACTCGAGCGCGCCGGCCTGTCCGACGAGCAGCTCACCGCGATCCTTCGCAACATGCTGCTCCAGCGGCAGCTCGACAACCGCGGCTTCCAGCTCAACCGCCAGGGCAAGATCCCCTTCGCGCTGGGCTCCGAGGGACATGAAGCGGTGCAGTCGGGCGCGGCGATGGCCTTCCGGCGCGGACGCGACGTCCTGGTGCCCTACTACCGCGATCTCGGTCTGGCGCTGGGCGTCGGGATGTCGCCGTTCGAGATCCTCTCCTCGCTGTTCGCGCGGCAGACGGATCGCAACGGCGGCCGCCAGTTCCCCAACCACTACACGAACCACGAACTCGGCGTCGCGTCGATCTCGTCGATCATCGCCGGCCATTGCACCCATGCGACCGGGATCGCGGCGGCCTTCCGCTATCGCAAGGAGAGCGGGCGCGCGGTGCTGTGCCCGACCGGCGAAGGCGCGACCTCGCAAGGCGAGTGGCACGAGGCGGTCAACTACGCGTCGGTCCACACCCTCCCGATCGTGTTCCTGGTCGAGAACAACCAGTGGGCGATCTCGACGCCGCAGACGATGCAGATGCGCGTCGCAAACGTCGCCGACAAGGCCGCGGGCTACGGGATCCCCGGGACCGTCTGCGACGGCACCGATCCGGTCGCGACCTATCGCGCCGTGCACGCGGCGATGGAACGCGCGCGCTCCGGCGGCGGCCCGTCGATCGTCGAGGCGAAGTGCTACCGCTTCCTCTCGCACTCGACGGACGACGACGACCGCACTTACCGCGACCGCCATCAAGTCGAAGAACAGCGCAAGCACGATCCCGTCCCGCGCTTCGAAGAACGCCTGATCGCCGCGGGGATCATCGACGCGGCCGCCGCGAAGAAACTGCGCAACGACGTGCTGCGCGAGACGAACGAAGCAACGGACGCCGCCGAAGCCCAGCCGTATCCGGCCCCCGATACCCTCTACACGAACGTCGTCGCGGGCGACTATCGCCCGTGGCAGGAGTAG
- a CDS encoding fatty acyl-CoA synthetase, giving the protein MSSDRMTSPGDAARRDSVGAGLRRSALRRASAVALRFGDRTWTYAAFDRAADRIARAFVAAGLRPGDRVAAYGRNSDAYLLTWFGATRAGLIHVPVNYALRPDELGYIVRQSGASALIADVALMPSVNACTDAARLALRGTFAAGEGAFDVLAFAQETAGDDAPIDLANGEGIAQILYTSGTTADPKGAVMTHAAFAAHYASCIASADMFAHDRSLDALPLYHSAQMHVFMNPHLQLGAESVLIEAPEPALVLRLIEEHRITSFFAPPTVWIALLRHDDFDRRDLRSLERTYYGASIMPVPVLEELRRRLPGAHAYNLYGQSEIGPLATVLRPEEHDARPASCGRPVLNVETRVVDEAMNDVAPGGAGEIVHRSPQLLLRYWDKPEETAEAFRGDWFHSGDVAIRDDDGYLFVVDRTKDIINTGGVTVSSREVEEALFTHPSVYEVAVIALPDPRWVEAVTAVVAVRPGAAVSEDELIAHARGTLAPFKVPKRVHFVDALPRNTAGKLLKRDLRAKYASPLIPSSRG; this is encoded by the coding sequence ATGTCGAGTGATCGTATGACCAGCCCGGGCGACGCGGCGCGCCGTGACAGCGTCGGCGCGGGGCTGCGCCGGTCTGCGCTGCGGCGCGCCTCCGCGGTCGCGCTGCGCTTCGGCGATCGTACGTGGACGTACGCGGCGTTCGATCGCGCGGCGGATCGCATCGCGCGCGCCTTCGTCGCGGCGGGGCTGCGTCCGGGCGACCGCGTCGCGGCGTACGGCCGCAACTCGGACGCGTACCTGCTGACGTGGTTCGGTGCGACGCGCGCGGGGCTCATCCACGTGCCGGTCAACTATGCGCTCCGTCCCGACGAACTCGGCTACATCGTGCGCCAGTCAGGCGCGTCGGCGCTCATCGCCGACGTCGCGCTGATGCCGAGCGTAAATGCCTGCACGGATGCCGCGCGGCTGGCGCTGCGCGGCACGTTCGCGGCCGGCGAGGGCGCGTTCGACGTCCTCGCCTTCGCGCAGGAGACGGCCGGCGACGACGCGCCGATCGATCTGGCGAACGGCGAAGGGATCGCGCAGATCCTCTACACCTCCGGGACGACCGCGGACCCGAAGGGCGCGGTGATGACGCACGCGGCGTTCGCCGCGCACTACGCGAGCTGCATCGCCAGCGCCGACATGTTCGCGCACGACCGGTCGCTCGACGCGCTGCCGCTCTATCACTCCGCGCAGATGCACGTCTTCATGAACCCGCATCTCCAGCTCGGCGCCGAGTCGGTGCTGATCGAAGCGCCCGAGCCGGCGCTGGTGCTGCGGCTGATCGAAGAGCACCGCATCACGTCGTTCTTCGCGCCGCCGACGGTGTGGATCGCGCTGCTGCGCCACGACGACTTCGACCGCCGCGACCTGCGCAGCCTCGAGCGCACCTATTACGGCGCCTCGATCATGCCGGTCCCGGTGCTCGAAGAACTGCGCCGCCGGCTTCCCGGCGCGCACGCCTACAATCTCTACGGGCAAAGCGAGATCGGGCCGCTCGCGACGGTGCTGCGGCCTGAGGAGCACGACGCGCGGCCAGCGTCGTGCGGACGGCCGGTGCTCAACGTCGAGACGCGGGTGGTCGACGAGGCGATGAACGACGTCGCGCCCGGGGGCGCGGGCGAGATCGTGCACCGTTCGCCGCAGCTGCTGCTGCGCTACTGGGACAAGCCCGAGGAGACGGCCGAGGCGTTTCGCGGCGACTGGTTTCATTCCGGCGACGTGGCGATTCGCGACGACGACGGCTATCTGTTCGTCGTCGACCGCACCAAGGACATCATCAACACCGGGGGCGTGACCGTCTCGAGCCGTGAAGTCGAGGAGGCGCTGTTCACGCATCCGAGCGTGTACGAGGTCGCGGTGATCGCCCTCCCCGACCCGCGTTGGGTCGAGGCGGTCACCGCGGTCGTCGCCGTACGGCCCGGGGCAGCGGTGAGCGAAGACGAGCTGATCGCGCACGCGCGCGGTACGCTCGCGCCGTTCAAAGTCCCTAAGCGCGTGCACTTCGTCGACGCGCTCCCGCGCAACACCGCCGGCAAACTCCTCAAACGCGACCTCCGCGCAAAATACGCGTCACCCCTGATCCCGTCATCCCGAGGGTGA